From the genome of Leptolyngbya subtilissima AS-A7, one region includes:
- a CDS encoding response regulator: protein MTRVAIIDDNEAWGFALACSLEQVGFKAKAFQDPFQFIPVDHQFDLALVDFCLPGRSYQRALDGAELICKLKSELGQPPLLVLMSAFFTSDMLYSAEGICPSADAVLSKGAGLKSILESVDQILATRSGIRSFEPQGSTEELIVSV from the coding sequence ATGACGCGGGTTGCTATTATTGATGACAATGAAGCATGGGGCTTTGCACTCGCCTGCTCGTTAGAACAAGTAGGTTTTAAGGCTAAAGCTTTCCAAGACCCTTTTCAATTTATTCCAGTTGATCACCAATTCGACTTGGCACTGGTTGATTTCTGTTTGCCCGGAAGAAGTTACCAAAGAGCTTTAGACGGAGCTGAGCTCATCTGTAAACTCAAGAGTGAACTTGGCCAACCGCCTCTGTTAGTGCTGATGTCTGCATTCTTCACTAGCGATATGCTCTATTCTGCAGAAGGTATTTGTCCCTCAGCTGATGCTGTCCTTTCTAAGGGGGCTGGCTTAAAGTCAATTCTTGAGTCAGTCGATCAAATCCTGGCCACAAGATCTGGCATCAGAAGCTTCGAGCCGCAGGGTAGTACAGAAGAATTGATTGTTTCGGTATAG